The Meleagris gallopavo isolate NT-WF06-2002-E0010 breed Aviagen turkey brand Nicholas breeding stock unplaced genomic scaffold, Turkey_5.1 ChrUn_random_7180001889480, whole genome shotgun sequence DNA segment CGCCCCGCCTGGCCGTGGGGAGACTCAACAGGGACCCGGATCTGAGCCGGGGTTACTGGTGGGACGCGGTGCTGCTCCCCGAGCCGTGCCAAACCCCGCAGGCGGTGACGGCGCTGCTGGGCGCGGAGCGTTACGCCTCGGGTTTGGTGGGTCCCCTGAACCCCGCCGTCTGCGGGGCCGCGGAGCTGCTGGCGGCGGCGTGGAACAAACCTTTGGTGTCGTGGTCGTGCGTGGGGGAcgggggaggagagggggacaCTTTGGTGGCGC contains these protein-coding regions:
- the LOC104916391 gene encoding retinal guanylyl cyclase 1-like — its product is RLAVGRLNRDPDLSRGYWWDAVLLPEPCQTPQAVTALLGAERYASGLVGPLNPAVCGAAELLAAAWNKPLVSWSCVGDGGGEGDTLVAPIPAPGAVLHAVLRYFRWAHVAVVTARNDAWREMGRGLAQEMRGRGLPVS